The proteins below come from a single Seriola aureovittata isolate HTS-2021-v1 ecotype China chromosome 23, ASM2101889v1, whole genome shotgun sequence genomic window:
- the kcnip4a gene encoding Kv channel-interacting protein 4 isoform X1: MDAKRVETISARVDAAVSSPGYPQIVHKRGVRARLMRLFPCSTAKKPSSSNQSNVEDELELSAVRHRPEGLEQLEAQTRFSRKELQILYRGFKNECPSGVVNEETFKDIYAQFFPQGDASTYAHFLFNAFDTDHNGSVSFEDFVMGLSILLRGSVQEKLNWAFNLYDINKDGYITKEEMLDIMKAIYDMMGKCTYPVLKEETPRQHVEVFFQKMDKNKDGVVTIDEFIDCCQNDENIMRSMHLFENVL, encoded by the exons GTTACCCTCAGATTGTCCACAAGCGCGGGGTGAGAGCTCGACTCATGAGGCTCTTTCCATGCTCCACAGCCAAAAAGCCATCCTCCAGTAATCAAAGCAA CGTTGAAGATGAGCTTGAACTATCTGCAGTCCGCCATCGCCCTGAGGGCTTGGAGCAGCTTGAAGCCCAGACACGTTTCTCTCGCAAGGAGCTACAGATCCTTTACCGCGGCTTCAAGAAT GAATGCCCCAGTGGAGTCGTCAACGAAGAAACCTTTAAAGACATCTACGCACAGTTCTTCCCACAAGGAG ATGCTTCAACATATGCACATTTCCTGTTCAATGCATTTGACACAGATCACAATGGCTCTGTCAGTTTTGAG GATTTTGTTATGGGCCTCTCGATCCTTCTGCGAGGATCCGTCCAGGAAAAACTCAACTGGGCTTTCAACCTTTATGATATCAATAAAGACGGATATATAACTAAAGAG GAAATGCTGGACATTATGAAGGCCATCTACGACATGATGGGAAAATGCACATACCCTGTCCTCAAAGAGGAGACGCCTCGCCAGCATGTAGAAGTATTCTTTCAG AAGATGGATAAGAATAAAGATGGAGTGGTTACCATAGACGAGTTCATCGACTGCTGCCAAAAT gatgaaaacatcatgCGATCAATGCACCTCtttgaaaatgttctttaa
- the kcnip4a gene encoding Kv channel-interacting protein 4 isoform X5 produces the protein MDAKRVETISARVDAAVSSPDSVEDELELSAVRHRPEGLEQLEAQTRFSRKELQILYRGFKNECPSGVVNEETFKDIYAQFFPQGDASTYAHFLFNAFDTDHNGSVSFEDFVMGLSILLRGSVQEKLNWAFNLYDINKDGYITKEEMLDIMKAIYDMMGKCTYPVLKEETPRQHVEVFFQKMDKNKDGVVTIDEFIDCCQNDENIMRSMHLFENVL, from the exons ACAGCGTTGAAGATGAGCTTGAACTATCTGCAGTCCGCCATCGCCCTGAGGGCTTGGAGCAGCTTGAAGCCCAGACACGTTTCTCTCGCAAGGAGCTACAGATCCTTTACCGCGGCTTCAAGAAT GAATGCCCCAGTGGAGTCGTCAACGAAGAAACCTTTAAAGACATCTACGCACAGTTCTTCCCACAAGGAG ATGCTTCAACATATGCACATTTCCTGTTCAATGCATTTGACACAGATCACAATGGCTCTGTCAGTTTTGAG GATTTTGTTATGGGCCTCTCGATCCTTCTGCGAGGATCCGTCCAGGAAAAACTCAACTGGGCTTTCAACCTTTATGATATCAATAAAGACGGATATATAACTAAAGAG GAAATGCTGGACATTATGAAGGCCATCTACGACATGATGGGAAAATGCACATACCCTGTCCTCAAAGAGGAGACGCCTCGCCAGCATGTAGAAGTATTCTTTCAG AAGATGGATAAGAATAAAGATGGAGTGGTTACCATAGACGAGTTCATCGACTGCTGCCAAAAT gatgaaaacatcatgCGATCAATGCACCTCtttgaaaatgttctttaa
- the kcnip4a gene encoding Kv channel-interacting protein 4 isoform X6, producing the protein MGALMVIFSLQPKQRRKTTDSVEDELELSAVRHRPEGLEQLEAQTRFSRKELQILYRGFKNECPSGVVNEETFKDIYAQFFPQGDASTYAHFLFNAFDTDHNGSVSFEDFVMGLSILLRGSVQEKLNWAFNLYDINKDGYITKEEMLDIMKAIYDMMGKCTYPVLKEETPRQHVEVFFQKMDKNKDGVVTIDEFIDCCQNDENIMRSMHLFENVL; encoded by the exons ACAGCGTTGAAGATGAGCTTGAACTATCTGCAGTCCGCCATCGCCCTGAGGGCTTGGAGCAGCTTGAAGCCCAGACACGTTTCTCTCGCAAGGAGCTACAGATCCTTTACCGCGGCTTCAAGAAT GAATGCCCCAGTGGAGTCGTCAACGAAGAAACCTTTAAAGACATCTACGCACAGTTCTTCCCACAAGGAG ATGCTTCAACATATGCACATTTCCTGTTCAATGCATTTGACACAGATCACAATGGCTCTGTCAGTTTTGAG GATTTTGTTATGGGCCTCTCGATCCTTCTGCGAGGATCCGTCCAGGAAAAACTCAACTGGGCTTTCAACCTTTATGATATCAATAAAGACGGATATATAACTAAAGAG GAAATGCTGGACATTATGAAGGCCATCTACGACATGATGGGAAAATGCACATACCCTGTCCTCAAAGAGGAGACGCCTCGCCAGCATGTAGAAGTATTCTTTCAG AAGATGGATAAGAATAAAGATGGAGTGGTTACCATAGACGAGTTCATCGACTGCTGCCAAAAT gatgaaaacatcatgCGATCAATGCACCTCtttgaaaatgttctttaa